A single window of Anopheles moucheti chromosome 2, idAnoMoucSN_F20_07, whole genome shotgun sequence DNA harbors:
- the LOC128299498 gene encoding uncharacterized protein LOC128299498 → MNITTKTGLIASPRKRIVRPKKEFDPAILAPCAITRQVPLALRPFGGLYNPYSKGCSVLCNHPAAQEVKNVVRLAKDAWITEAKVANLHGHGGPAGAATAAMMDRTGAALVDADGKALPGDSTELPDHVPEEFFRRYTDTDSRPLTPTPTVASGRTRASVGGSHLARRCVTPEPQTANGQERKQLILDLRRSHSQETLYWNASSELSPSQLHDGGGGGGGGGGVGGLALGYGGTGERGTGPTGPGGGGVGAGGGPAAQSAVADDTGRTAGIGGAEDMKLRGESDTEPGSGRAPPQPMTCINAMDDGEEDPPRRRGKRRKKSKQLTQTISFVPNQDPETQIAKIDPDSPNYSARPSLVPTGKNLLCLAQDLTPPAGFGAGANQDGVGQPAEEDCFLDDESLGLLRRGLNIDIVEMIFERYKGRAIREAFRTATMDRLNFQTEAVRTLQRSAKQLSDVDYEKWIDLPRKYSRSSARFELPIDTRKLTRMTPIEYLHDYVVLSDDRKQLYHRIFARNLPREEPKASGVLESIDSDSLPETETGPIEVDSTRNLLADVTRYIPMNCFDKALHEALGFHGTPERIAAIRELLELNYDPFHELQIDFRTWCGIVAFSERFINTLDRELDPCDEVLQGIDCFWSVVIIIVYCFSFSSIFSWKWLISSRWRDEFGGLDHRKASVKSCKSSNTNNTSGALGWISDASCVYTIV, encoded by the exons ATGAACATCACCACGAAGACGGGATTGATCGCTTCCCCGCGGAAGCGCATCGTGCGTCCGAAGAAGGAGTTCGATCCCGCCATACTGGCCCCGTGTGCCATTACGCGCCAGGTGCCGTTGGCATTGCGACCCTTCGGCGGTTTGTACAACCCCTACTCGAAAGGCTGCTCGGTGCTGTGCAATCATCCGGCGGCGCAGGAGGTGAAAAATGTGGTCCGACTGGCAAAGGACGCCTGGATCACGGAGGCCAAGGTGGCTAATTTGCACGGGCATGGTGGGCCGGCGGGCGCGGCCACAGCGGCGATGATGGATCGTACCGGTGCGGCACTGGTCGATGCGGACGGCAAGGCGCTGCCGGGTGACAGCACCGAACTACCGGACCACGTGCCGGAGGAATTTTTTCGGCGCTACACGGACACGGATTCGAGACCGCTGACGCCGACACCGACGGTGGCCAGCGGTCGAACGCGTGCCAGTGTGGGCGGTTCGCATCTGGCGCGCCGGTGCGTCACGCCGGAACCGCAGACCGCCAACGGGCAGGAGCGGAAACAGCTGATACTGGACCTGCGCCGCAGCCACAGCCAGGAGACGCTCTACTGGAACGCGTCTTCCGAGCTGAGCCCGAGCCAGCTGCatgacggtggtggtggtggtggtggtggaggcggtgTTGGTGGCTTAGCGCTCGGGTACGGCGGTACCGGCGAGCGGGGAACCGGTCCTACCGGGCCCGGCGGCGGCGGCGTTGGAGCAGGTGGTGGGCCCGCGGCCCAGTCGGCCGTCGCGGACGATACCGGACGTACCGCGGGGATTGGCGGCGCGGAGGACATGAAGCTGCGTGGCGAATCCGATACCGAGCCCGGATCTGGCCGGGCGCCGCCACAACCGATGACCTGTATCAACGCGATGGACGATGGGGAAGAGGACCCACCGAGGCGGCGCGGTAAGCGGCGCAAAAAGTCCAAACAGCTGACGCAAACGATCAGCTTCGTGCCGAACCAGGATCCGGAAACGCAGATCGCCAAAATTGATCCGGACTCGCCGAACTACTCGGCCCGGCCGTCGCTAGTGCCGACGGGGAAGAACCTGCTCTGCCTAGCGCAGGACCTAACACCTCCGGCCGGTTTCGGTGCGGGTGCCAATCAGGACGGGGTGGGGCAGCCAGCCGAGGAGGATTGTTTCCTGGACGATGAATCGCTGGGGTTGCTACGCCGGGGTCTGAACATTGACATCGTCGAGATGATCTTTGAGCGCTAT AAAGGGCGCGCCATCCGGGAAGCGTTTCGTACAGCAACGATGGACCGGCTAAACTTTCAAACCGAAGCCGTAAGGACTCTGCAGCGATCAGCCAAACAGCTCAGTGACGTTGACTACGAGAAGTGGATCGATCTGCCCCGGAAGTACTCTAGATCTTCAGCGCGTTTCGAGCTGCCTATCGATACCCGGAAGTTGACCC GTATGACCCCGATAGAGTACCTGCACGATTACGTTGTGCTGAGTGATGATCGGAAGCAACTGTACCATCGGATCTTTGCGCGTAATCTACCCCGAGAGGAACCGAAAGCGTCCGGTGTGCTGGAAAGCATTGACAGTGACTCACTGCCCGAAACGGAAACGGGACCGATCGAGGTAGATAGCACGCGGAATCTGTTGGCGGACGTCACCAGATACATACCGATGAATTGTTTCGACAAAGCGCTCCACGAGGCACTGGGATTTCACGGTACGCCGGAACGGATTGCGGCTATTCGGGAGTTGCTGGAGCTGAATTATGATCCGTTCCACGAGCTGCAGATAGACTTTAGGACGTGGTGTGGCATTGTTGCGTTTTCGGAACGGTTTATCAATACGCTTGACCGTGAGCTAGATCCTTGCGACGAGGTATTGCAGGGTATCGATTGCTTCTGGAGCGTTGTGATAATTATCGTCTactgtttttcattttcttccattttcagCTGGAAATGGTTGATTTCGAGTCGCTGGAGAGACGAGTTCGGTGGGCTCGACCATCGGAAAGCCTCTGTCAAGTCCTGCAAATCATCAAATACCAATAATACCTCCGGGGCTCTGGGCTGGATTTCCGACGCCAGTTGTGTTTACACAATCGTTTAA
- the LOC128299501 gene encoding putative tRNA pseudouridine synthase Pus10: MEQQSEIYDYLRSVDCCRVCCLRFLKGTKEEFIDIDAALLKRGLEPAVEENGHQKVKKLKGNVCIACLGLFDLDRIATLACEVKENANYQQYQCEAGFLTSISLPIVLHLRQLALWFDMLDRFPQVFSVANTPDIAVKDALKMIIIHQLEQTLGKPFSVDGVMVNVPYSYVKEQDELATLELISPGVFAKRKTNKHTKKEFISRNAFEKHFTPAAINTDRFRKHYAVPPVSTENVGLVRGELSFTGPTIFLAGRYNKFSRELSQTPWVIDGKRKMEGSVQETIAASVAPHFGVSDEQLIFSSSGREDVDVRCLGEGRPFVLEILDAKTDQLPEEVAIAMEHQVGTSNTVAIRDIQLVKREDLVHIRGSEEDKRKFYRALCVTVEPVTEEMVQKLRINEPFVLQQVTPLRVLHRRTLLARPRTVYSVHAFACRDNPHAMVVDIVSQAGTYIKELVHSDFGRTGPSFRSIIGTAIDIHALDVMAIDLDWPKKLRR; this comes from the exons ATGGAACAGCAAAGTGAAATTTACGATTATCTTCGCTCGGTGGACTGTTGCAGAGTGTGCTGTTTACGGTTTCTAAAGGGCACGAAAGAAGAATTTATCGATATTGATGCTGCTTTGCTCAAG CGTGGCCTCGAACCTGCCGTTGAAGAAAATGGACATCAGAAGGTGAAAAAGCTTAAAGGAAACGTTTGCATTGCTTGCCTGGGGCTGTTTGATCTGGACCGAATTGCCACGCTAGCCTGTGAAGTGAAGGAAAATGCGAACTATCAACAATACCAGTGTGAAGCGGGATTTCTCACCTCCATCTCGTTACCGATAGTGCTACATCTGAGGCAGCTTGCACTATGGTTCGATATGTTGGACCGGTTTCCACAAGTATTCTCCGTCGCCAATACTCCCGACATAGCGGTGAAGGACGCGCTGAAGATGATTATTATACACCAGCTCGAACAAACACTCGGTAAACCATTTTCCGTAGATGGTGTGATGGTAAATGTACCGTACAGCTACGTCAAGGAACAGGATGAGCTGGCCACGCTAGAGCTAATCAGTCCGGGTGTGtttgcaaaaaggaaaactaacAAGCACACCAAGAAGGAGTTTATATCTAGAAATgcatttgaaaaacatttcacacCGGCTGCTATAAATACGGATAGGTTCCGGAAACATTATGCGGTACCTCCAGTTTCCACGGAGAATGTGGGATTGGTGCGCGGAGAGCTCTCATTTACCGGGCCAACCATTTTTCTTGCCGGGCGGTACAATAAGTTTTCCCGCGAACTTAGCCAAACGCCCTGGGTAATCGATGGCAAGCGAAAGATGGAGGGCAGTGTGCAGGAAACGATTGCTGCTAGCGTTGCACCACATTTCGGCGTTTCGGACGAACAGCTAATCTTTTCCTCCAGCGGACGAGAAGACGTCGATGTGCGGTGCCTTGGGGAAGGCCGCCCTTTCGTGTTGGAGATTCTCGATGCAAAAACGGATCAACTGCCCGAGGAAGTAGCGATCGCGATGGAGCATCAGGTAGGAACGTCAAACACGGTAGCAATAAGAGATATCCAGCTGGTGAAGCGCGAAGATCTGGTACATATAAGAGGTAGCGAAGAGGACAAACGGAAGTTTTACCGTGCCCTCTGCGTCACGGTGGAACCTGTGACGGAGGAGATGGTTCAAAAGCTACGCATAAACGAACCGTTCGTTTTGCAACAGGTTACACCGTTGAGGGTGCTGCACAGGAGAACACTACTGGCAAGGCCCAGGACAGTGTACAGCGTGCATGCGTTTGCTTGCCGTGACAATCCGCATGCAATGGTGGTTGACATTGTTTCACAGGCCGGTACGTATATAAAGGAGCTGGTGCACAGTGATTTTGGTCGCACGGGACCAAGCTTTCGAAGCATCATAGGGACGGCAATCGATATACATGCGCTCGATGTGATGGCAATTGATTTGGATTGGCCTAAGAAGCTGCGACGATGA
- the LOC128299499 gene encoding mRNA export factor Gle1, translating into MASKHNLNIEDLLSGFDSMKISALRNAAKLSPHIKERTIGPDCVDLCRKKSIEKSPVKPVESSDDTIKENDPNVSNEGASTYGTPKSAEKKKLTTSQFASITHAEVTDCAAVQLKLRQQDIERQRLANVQKTLAERQTKIRQADEEREAQLAKNLQEAALKAARKEKDTEQRLLNVIKEQERLAQEASARRQAEIEQENRRLSDIQAQLKRRQEEIRRKAQLLDTIRQHIGQFRLGTETFTKALTVIGVQHATKFTNQKKAVRMLQKDFEQLLQTINANQEVSQTEVDQATDYCKLLDQVNAEVTEILTQIETSQKQQQEQEKLQQAKASETPAPAAQEQSQTDPKPTDSTDSAIDVTQPAAPTTQAAENEPFFQPVSPECLQFYNEIKSFYEQHQTAVKQLMDDPSMKTYRFNCQKAINVPVNAISAVNREHFIDKYSKLAALLSGQNVKAGDGMVSINGHPLGRTYCTMLLAKKFVSQADTSISSNASAAFPVAAIAVALWQRFPDFGRFFLAYLHRECPYLVPYYLPQHEGQSQEDFLKTLGYRFADGGVLEKQDQYLKRMSGLARLYAAVIITVPRKDDATPHPHGLEYGWRWLTNILNRFPQPDICATLIAEFLQTAGSDLHAAYGKQFIKVLQVLQGDYMTALNRIDTGGPKARLEGLIKKILTEGRIDRPEGIMSVNFW; encoded by the exons ATGGCCTCTAAGCATAAT TTGAACATCGAAGATCTTCTGTCCGGGTTTGATTCTATGAAAATCTCTGCACTAAGGAATGCTGCTAAATTATCCCCACACATTAAGGAACGTACCATTGGTCCTGATTGTGTTGACCTTTGCAGGAAGAAAAGCATCGAAAAGTCACCCGTAAAGCCCGTGGAAAGCTCGGATGATACTATCAAGGAAAATGACCCAAACGTCTCGAATGAAGGTGCTAGCACGTACGGTACGCCAAAGTCAGCGGAAAAGAAGAAACTCACCACATCACAATTTGCATCCATCACCCACGCCGAAGTGACGGATTGTGCCGCGGTACAGTTGAAATTGCGTCAACAGGATATTGAGCGGCAGAGGTTGGCGAATGTGCAAAAGACCCTTGCCGAACGGCAAACTAAAATTCGGCAAGCCGATGAGGAACGTGAAGCACAGCTTGCCAAAAACCTACAAGAAGCAGCCCTAAAGGCTGCCCGCAAGGAAAAGGATACCGAGCAACGCTTACTAAACGTCATCAAAGAACAGGAACGGTTAGCTCAGGAAGCATCGGCCCGAAGGCAGGCAGAAATTGAGCAGGAAAATAGAAGATTAAGCGACATCCAAGCGCAGTTAAAACGGCGCCAGGAGGAGATACGCAGAAAAGCACAGCTGCTAGATACGATACGGCAACACATCGGACAATTTCGGCTGGGTACGGAAACGTTCACCAAAGCACTGACCGTGATCGGTGTACAGCATGCAACGAAATTCACCAACCAGAAAAAAGCGGTCCGGATGTTACAGAAGGACTTTGAGCAGCTGCTGCAAACGATAAATGCCAACCAGGAAGTTAGCCAAACGGAGGTCGATCAGGCAACGGATTACTGCAAGCTGCTGGATCAGGTAAATGCGGAAGTGACGGAAATATTGACACAAATCGAAACCAGTCAGAAGCAGCAACAAGAGCAGGAGAAATTGCAACAAGCGAAAGCGTCGGAAACACCAGCTCCAGCAGCTCAGGAGCAGTCTCAAACCGATCCAAAACCAACCGATAGTACCGATAGTGCGATTGATGTAACACAACCAGCAGCACCAACTACACAGGCAGCAGAAAATGAACCTTTCTTTCAGCCGGTTTCGCCAGAGTGTTTGCAGTTTTACAATGAAATTAAAAGCTTTTACGAACAACACCAAACGGCGGTAAAGCAACTGATGGACGATCCCTCCATGAAAACGTATCGTTTCAACTGTCAAAAGGCGATCAATGTTCCGGTGAACGCCATATCCGCCGTCAATCGGGAGCATTTCATCGATAAGTACAGCAAGCTGGCGGCTCTACTTAGTGGCCAGAACGTTAAGGCTGGTGATGGAATGGTGTCCATCAATGGACATCCACTCGGACGGACGTACTGTACGATGCTTCTAGCGAAAAAGTTTGTG AGTCAAGCGGACACGAGTATTTCCAGTAACGCAAGTGCCGCCTTTCCGGTGGCCGCCATCGCAGTCGCCCTTTGGCAACGATTTCCCGACTTTGGACGGTTCTTCCTCGCGTATCTGCACCGTGAGTGTCCTTACCTGGTGCCGTACTATCTACCCCAGCACGAAGGCCAAAGTCAGGAAGATTTTCTCAAAACCCTTGGCTATCGATTCGCGGACGGTGGCGTGCTCGAAAAGCAGGACCAATATCTGAAGCGAATGTCCGGTTTAGCGAGGCTCTATGCAGCTGTCATCATTACCGTGCCGCGTAAGGACGATGCAACGCCCCATCCGCATGGACTCGAGTATGGTTGGCGGTGGTTAACGAACATACTGAACCGATTCCCGCAGCCCGACATCTGCGCAACGCTGATAGCTGAATTTCTGCAGACGGCCGGTTCGGATCTGCACGCTGCGTATGGGAAGCAATTCATTAAAGTGTTACAGGTGCTGCAGGGTGACTACATGACTGCACTGAACCGCATCGATACGGGTGGACCGAAGGCACGGCTGGAAGGGCTCATAAAGAAAATTTTAACCGAGGGCCGTATCGATCGACCAGAAGGAATAATGAGCGTTAATTTCTGGTAG
- the LOC128299497 gene encoding ATP-binding cassette sub-family F member 3 isoform X1, which produces MSAAACTAVLKQEFPSIDGELLTYVETVLQSSADEFENGEEVYEAVGAILHEVSQDKSEDDVRDICDKFLRLLKPSNGTVGVNGEGDGGGGGAEKHKKILSAPINLGEMAATQEVANDDMHSIWVVQRDDSLKVDSKKLEKAEAKRQQKLEKRQEVKAAAAATAATVPVLQTATASQVISKKDNKMESKGTNRSMDIRIDNFDVSFGDKTLLQNADLLLAAGRRYGFVGRNGLGKTTLLKMISGKQLQIPSHISVLHVEQEVVGDDTTALDSVLEVDTVRTDLLQRERELNQLVAAGSTEANLGNELSEVYNQLQTIEADKAPARASIILNGLGFTKEMQARATRTFSGGWRMRLALARALFSKPDLLLLDEPTNMLDIKAIIWLENYLQNWPTTLLVVSHDRNFLDTVPTDILYLHSMRIETFKGNYEQFDKTRTERHKAQRREYEAQLAHRNHVQEFIDRFRYNANRAASVQSKIKMLEKLPELKPVEKEIEVTLKFPEVEPLNPPVMTLNEVQFKYSADKVIFTSVNLGANLDSRICIVGENGAGKTTLLKIVVSLLQPTGGLVHLHRGLRLGYFSQHHVDQLDMTVNSVELLQNAYPGKPIEEYRRVLGSFGVSGDLALQVVASLSGGQKSRVAFAKMCMGRPNFLVLDEPTNHLDIETIEALGKAINKYSGGVILVSHDERLIRMICKELWVCGDGTVKSIEGGFDEYRKIVERELEALAA; this is translated from the exons ATGTCGGCAGCTGCCTGTACCGCCGTACTGAAGCAAGAGTTCCCATCAATCGACGGGGAACTGCTAACGTATGTGGAAACGGTGCTCCAGAGCAGTGCGGACGAGTTCGAGAACGGTGAGGAGGTGTACGAAGCGGTCGGTGCGATTCTGCACGAGGTGTCACAGGACAAATCCGAGGACGATGTGCGTGACATCTGTGACAAATTCCTACGGCTTTTGAAACCATCGAACGGAACGGTTGGTGTGAATGGGGAAGGCGATGGGGGTGGGGGCGGTGCAGAAAAGCACAAGAAAATTCTGTCCGCTCCCATCAATCTGGGCGAGATGGCAGCCACGCAGGAGGTGGCGAATGACGACATGCACAGCATTTGGGTGGTGCAGCGAGACGACAGCCTTAAGGTGGATAGTAAAAAgctggaaaaggcagaagcgaAGCGTCAACAAAAGTTGGAAAAGCGACAAGAAGTGAAGGCGGCAGCCGCCGCAACTGCAGCGACCGTACCGGTGCTCCAGACCGCCACAGCCTCGCAGGTGATTAGTAAAAAGGACAACAAAATGGAATCGAAAGGCACGAACCGTTCGATGGACATTCGAATCGATAACTTCGACGTATCGTTCGGGGACAAAACGTTGCTTCAGAATGCGGATCTACTGTTGGCGGCCGGACGAAGGTATGGTTTCGTTGGGCGCAACGGTCTTGGCAAGACGACACTGCTAAAGATGATCTCCGGCAAGCAGCTGCAAATTCCCAGCCACATATCGGTGCTGCACGTCGAGCAGGAGGTGGTCGGCGATGATACGACCGCGCTGGACAGTGTGCTAGAGGTGGATACGGTTCGGACGGACCTGCTGCAGCGAGAGCGCGAACTAAACCAGCTCGTTGCAGCCGGTTCCACCGAAGCCAATCTGGGCAACGAACTGTCCGAGGTGTACAATCAGCTGCAGACAATCGAAGCGGATAAAGCACCGGCCCGTGCCTCGATCATCCTAAATGGGTTAGGTTTCACGAAAGAAATGCAGGCCCGCGCCACTCGTACCTTTTCCGGCGGTTGGCGTATGCGTTTGGCACTGGCGAGAGCACTCTTCTCCAAACCGGATCTACTGCTGCTGGACGAACCGACCAACATGTTGGACATTAAGGCGATCATCTGGCTGGAGAACTATCTACAGAATTGGCCCACCACTCTGCTGGTAGTGTCGCACGATCGTAACTTCCTCGACACCGTACCGACCGACATACTGTACCTGCACTCGATGCGAATCGAAACGTTCAAGGGCAACTACGAACAATTCGACAAAACGCGCACCGAACGGCACAAGGCACAGAGGCGCGAGTACGAAGCGCAACTGGCCCATCGCAACCACGTGCAGGAGTTTATCGATCGGTTCCGGTACAATGCGAACCGGGCCGCGAGCGTACAATCAAAGATTAAGATGCTGGAAAAGCT CCCCGAACTGAAACCGgtggaaaaagaaattgaagtGACGCTTAAATTCCCCGAAGTAGAACCACTCAATCCTCCCGTGATGACACTGAACGAGGTGCAGTTTAAGTACAGCGCGGATAAGGTGATATTTACGAGCGTCAATTTGGGTGCTAACCTAGATTCAAGGATATGCATC gtcGGTGAAAACGGTGCCGGTAAGACAACACTGCTGAAGATTGTCGTGTCCCTGCTTCAACCGACGGGTGGTTTGGTCCATTTACATCGTGGCCTTCGGCTCGGATACTTCTCCCAGCATCACGTCGACCAGCTCGATATGACGGTCAACAGCGTGGAACTGTTGCAGAATGCGTACCCGGGCAAACCGATAGAAGAGTACCGGCGAGTACTGGGAAGCTTCGGTGTATCTGGTGATCTTGCACTCCAAGTCGTCGCTAGCTTATCCGGAGGTCAAAAATCTCGTGTCGCATTCGCAAAAATGTGTATGGGCCGACCGAATTTCCTGGTGCTGGACGAACCGACGAATCATCTCGACATCGAAACGATTGAAGCGCTTGGAAAAGCGATCAACAAATACAGC GGCGGTGTAATTCTAGTGTCTCACGACGAGCGATTGATTCGTATGATTTGCAAAGAGTTGTGGGTTTGCGGTGACGGTACAGTGAAGAGCATCGAGGGAGGCTTTGACGAATACCGCAAGATTGTCGAGCGTGAGCTGGAAGCGTTGGCTGCCTAA
- the LOC128299497 gene encoding ATP-binding cassette sub-family F member 3 isoform X2 → MSAAACTAVLKQEFPSIDGELLTYVETVLQSSADEFENGEEVYEAVGAILHEVSQDKSEDDVRDICDKFLRLLKPSNGTVEKHKKILSAPINLGEMAATQEVANDDMHSIWVVQRDDSLKVDSKKLEKAEAKRQQKLEKRQEVKAAAAATAATVPVLQTATASQVISKKDNKMESKGTNRSMDIRIDNFDVSFGDKTLLQNADLLLAAGRRYGFVGRNGLGKTTLLKMISGKQLQIPSHISVLHVEQEVVGDDTTALDSVLEVDTVRTDLLQRERELNQLVAAGSTEANLGNELSEVYNQLQTIEADKAPARASIILNGLGFTKEMQARATRTFSGGWRMRLALARALFSKPDLLLLDEPTNMLDIKAIIWLENYLQNWPTTLLVVSHDRNFLDTVPTDILYLHSMRIETFKGNYEQFDKTRTERHKAQRREYEAQLAHRNHVQEFIDRFRYNANRAASVQSKIKMLEKLPELKPVEKEIEVTLKFPEVEPLNPPVMTLNEVQFKYSADKVIFTSVNLGANLDSRICIVGENGAGKTTLLKIVVSLLQPTGGLVHLHRGLRLGYFSQHHVDQLDMTVNSVELLQNAYPGKPIEEYRRVLGSFGVSGDLALQVVASLSGGQKSRVAFAKMCMGRPNFLVLDEPTNHLDIETIEALGKAINKYSGGVILVSHDERLIRMICKELWVCGDGTVKSIEGGFDEYRKIVERELEALAA, encoded by the exons ATGTCGGCAGCTGCCTGTACCGCCGTACTGAAGCAAGAGTTCCCATCAATCGACGGGGAACTGCTAACGTATGTGGAAACGGTGCTCCAGAGCAGTGCGGACGAGTTCGAGAACGGTGAGGAGGTGTACGAAGCGGTCGGTGCGATTCTGCACGAGGTGTCACAGGACAAATCCGAGGACGATGTGCGTGACATCTGTGACAAATTCCTACGGCTTTTGAAACCATCGAACGGAACGGTTG AAAAGCACAAGAAAATTCTGTCCGCTCCCATCAATCTGGGCGAGATGGCAGCCACGCAGGAGGTGGCGAATGACGACATGCACAGCATTTGGGTGGTGCAGCGAGACGACAGCCTTAAGGTGGATAGTAAAAAgctggaaaaggcagaagcgaAGCGTCAACAAAAGTTGGAAAAGCGACAAGAAGTGAAGGCGGCAGCCGCCGCAACTGCAGCGACCGTACCGGTGCTCCAGACCGCCACAGCCTCGCAGGTGATTAGTAAAAAGGACAACAAAATGGAATCGAAAGGCACGAACCGTTCGATGGACATTCGAATCGATAACTTCGACGTATCGTTCGGGGACAAAACGTTGCTTCAGAATGCGGATCTACTGTTGGCGGCCGGACGAAGGTATGGTTTCGTTGGGCGCAACGGTCTTGGCAAGACGACACTGCTAAAGATGATCTCCGGCAAGCAGCTGCAAATTCCCAGCCACATATCGGTGCTGCACGTCGAGCAGGAGGTGGTCGGCGATGATACGACCGCGCTGGACAGTGTGCTAGAGGTGGATACGGTTCGGACGGACCTGCTGCAGCGAGAGCGCGAACTAAACCAGCTCGTTGCAGCCGGTTCCACCGAAGCCAATCTGGGCAACGAACTGTCCGAGGTGTACAATCAGCTGCAGACAATCGAAGCGGATAAAGCACCGGCCCGTGCCTCGATCATCCTAAATGGGTTAGGTTTCACGAAAGAAATGCAGGCCCGCGCCACTCGTACCTTTTCCGGCGGTTGGCGTATGCGTTTGGCACTGGCGAGAGCACTCTTCTCCAAACCGGATCTACTGCTGCTGGACGAACCGACCAACATGTTGGACATTAAGGCGATCATCTGGCTGGAGAACTATCTACAGAATTGGCCCACCACTCTGCTGGTAGTGTCGCACGATCGTAACTTCCTCGACACCGTACCGACCGACATACTGTACCTGCACTCGATGCGAATCGAAACGTTCAAGGGCAACTACGAACAATTCGACAAAACGCGCACCGAACGGCACAAGGCACAGAGGCGCGAGTACGAAGCGCAACTGGCCCATCGCAACCACGTGCAGGAGTTTATCGATCGGTTCCGGTACAATGCGAACCGGGCCGCGAGCGTACAATCAAAGATTAAGATGCTGGAAAAGCT CCCCGAACTGAAACCGgtggaaaaagaaattgaagtGACGCTTAAATTCCCCGAAGTAGAACCACTCAATCCTCCCGTGATGACACTGAACGAGGTGCAGTTTAAGTACAGCGCGGATAAGGTGATATTTACGAGCGTCAATTTGGGTGCTAACCTAGATTCAAGGATATGCATC gtcGGTGAAAACGGTGCCGGTAAGACAACACTGCTGAAGATTGTCGTGTCCCTGCTTCAACCGACGGGTGGTTTGGTCCATTTACATCGTGGCCTTCGGCTCGGATACTTCTCCCAGCATCACGTCGACCAGCTCGATATGACGGTCAACAGCGTGGAACTGTTGCAGAATGCGTACCCGGGCAAACCGATAGAAGAGTACCGGCGAGTACTGGGAAGCTTCGGTGTATCTGGTGATCTTGCACTCCAAGTCGTCGCTAGCTTATCCGGAGGTCAAAAATCTCGTGTCGCATTCGCAAAAATGTGTATGGGCCGACCGAATTTCCTGGTGCTGGACGAACCGACGAATCATCTCGACATCGAAACGATTGAAGCGCTTGGAAAAGCGATCAACAAATACAGC GGCGGTGTAATTCTAGTGTCTCACGACGAGCGATTGATTCGTATGATTTGCAAAGAGTTGTGGGTTTGCGGTGACGGTACAGTGAAGAGCATCGAGGGAGGCTTTGACGAATACCGCAAGATTGTCGAGCGTGAGCTGGAAGCGTTGGCTGCCTAA